The following coding sequences are from one Patescibacteria group bacterium window:
- a CDS encoding carbamoyltransferase encodes MKILGIAAPFGHDSSAALVIDGKIVAAAEEERFTRKKHAQGQRPVNAVNFCLKQARLKPSDIDYIAYPWSAEALKRKRREYFARTLFSHPSRAYKKFFCNGKELKDQLRFIRDTLKQCGFGLNNLKIKWVEHHLAHGASSFFLSGFEEAAILSIDSGGEITSTLLGHAENKTIKIIKEVVAPDSLGNLYATMTDYLGFRRENGEYKVMGMAAYGDPERINFDHIIWWNDKKKSYRCNDDYIWVRRKKRFRLEKVYSKKMVEEFGSERTGDGLSEPYIHIAAVTQKKLEEMTLRLIDAYLKENLAGHKTLCFSGGCALNVALNRILLEHPYIKDLWVQPASNDAGTSLGAAVYAAAQLGERIEPMKHVYLGPEYSDKEIEAEIRKFKFPFNYENNICEVVAKLLCKGNIVGWFQGKMEWGPRALGNRSILGNPAIKGTADKINALIKFREKWRPFCPSILKEFASEILNSNHSAPFMTIAFKINGNWRDRIPEVVHVNGTCRPQVVEKEINPKFYKIIENFYRKTGVPAVINTSLNRRGEPIVCTPEDALVMFKGSGLRYLAIGSFLLKKKRWQN; translated from the coding sequence ATGAAAATTTTAGGAATTGCAGCCCCTTTTGGCCATGATTCCTCTGCTGCCTTGGTTATTGATGGGAAAATAGTTGCTGCCGCAGAAGAAGAAAGGTTTACAAGAAAAAAACACGCCCAGGGCCAGAGGCCGGTAAACGCAGTTAATTTTTGTCTAAAGCAGGCACGGCTTAAACCTTCCGATATAGATTATATTGCTTATCCGTGGTCTGCGGAAGCATTAAAAAGGAAACGAAGGGAATATTTCGCGCGCACTCTATTTAGCCATCCCTCCCGGGCTTATAAAAAGTTCTTTTGTAATGGAAAAGAGTTAAAAGATCAATTACGCTTTATACGCGATACGTTAAAACAATGCGGTTTTGGTTTAAATAACCTTAAAATAAAATGGGTAGAGCACCATCTTGCGCACGGGGCTTCCAGTTTCTTTTTGTCTGGGTTTGAGGAAGCGGCTATTTTATCTATTGACAGCGGAGGGGAAATAACTTCAACTCTTTTAGGTCATGCCGAAAATAAAACAATAAAAATAATTAAAGAGGTTGTCGCGCCCGATTCCTTAGGGAATCTTTATGCTACTATGACTGACTATTTAGGCTTTCGCAGGGAAAACGGCGAATATAAGGTTATGGGGATGGCTGCTTATGGAGACCCTGAGAGGATAAATTTTGACCATATCATCTGGTGGAATGATAAGAAGAAATCCTATAGATGTAACGACGATTATATTTGGGTAAGAAGAAAAAAGAGATTTCGGCTGGAAAAGGTGTATTCCAAAAAGATGGTTGAAGAATTCGGGTCTGAACGCACCGGAGACGGTTTATCCGAACCCTATATCCATATTGCCGCCGTTACTCAGAAGAAATTGGAAGAAATGACTTTAAGGTTAATAGATGCCTATTTAAAAGAGAATTTGGCAGGACACAAGACGCTTTGTTTTTCTGGAGGATGCGCCTTAAATGTTGCATTAAATAGAATTTTATTAGAGCATCCTTATATAAAAGATCTATGGGTGCAGCCGGCTTCTAATGATGCAGGGACTTCTCTGGGGGCTGCAGTCTATGCAGCCGCTCAATTAGGTGAAAGAATCGAACCAATGAAGCATGTTTATTTAGGCCCAGAGTACAGCGATAAAGAAATAGAAGCAGAAATTAGAAAATTCAAGTTCCCTTTCAATTATGAGAATAATATTTGTGAGGTTGTCGCAAAATTATTATGCAAAGGAAATATAGTAGGATGGTTCCAGGGCAAAATGGAGTGGGGCCCGCGCGCTTTAGGAAATAGAAGCATTCTGGGAAATCCTGCCATAAAAGGCACGGCAGATAAAATAAACGCCCTTATTAAATTTAGAGAGAAATGGCGCCCTTTTTGTCCGTCTATTCTTAAAGAGTTTGCCTCTGAGATTCTTAATTCAAATCATTCTGCGCCCTTTATGACCATAGCCTTTAAAATTAATGGGAATTGGCGAGATAGAATTCCTGAGGTCGTTCATGTTAATGGAACCTGCAGGCCCCAGGTAGTAGAGAAAGAAATAAATCCTAAGTTTTATAAAATAATAGAAAACTTTTATCGCAAGACAGGCGTGCCGGCCGTAATAAATACTTCTCTTAATAGAAGAGGAGAGCCTATAGTATGCACTCCTGAAGATGCTTTAGTGATGTTTAAAGGTAGCGGCTTGAGATATCTTGCTATAGGAAGTTTTTTACTAAAAAAGAAAAGATGGCAAAATTAA